One region of Priestia megaterium genomic DNA includes:
- a CDS encoding BMP family lipoprotein codes for MKRFLILAVALVLLVTGCQSKSTKSSGSEEKGKKRIALVLPEKIGVNPFFQQMDEGAKRAGKKYNIDVKTIESTDQAAIESNLRAAVAENYDLIITSSFESEDALKKVAQENPQRQFAIIDTVVDLPNVRSVVFREQEASYLLGAAAGLITKTNKVGMVAADDIPLLKKWTVSFKEGLESTNPKAEFLVNYVGSFSDPAKAKELAILQASKGADFIAGASAVGDLGVFEAAKEKGFYTAGQDIDRTEVDPEHIILSQLKGSDAAAYETVEALANDKFKSGVVTYGLKEKGVGLTYVTQDSKTPLNDFVGQDVIDQLKEIKDSIIDGKTVVKDPLAK; via the coding sequence ATGAAGAGATTTCTTATTTTAGCAGTTGCGCTTGTACTACTCGTAACTGGCTGTCAGTCAAAAAGCACAAAAAGCAGTGGAAGTGAAGAGAAAGGAAAGAAGCGAATTGCTCTTGTTTTGCCTGAAAAGATTGGAGTTAACCCGTTTTTTCAGCAAATGGATGAGGGAGCAAAACGAGCTGGGAAGAAGTATAACATTGATGTAAAGACAATTGAATCTACAGATCAAGCAGCCATTGAAAGTAATTTGCGTGCTGCCGTAGCAGAAAATTATGACTTGATTATTACATCTTCTTTTGAATCCGAAGATGCGTTGAAAAAAGTAGCTCAAGAAAATCCGCAGCGTCAATTTGCGATTATTGATACAGTGGTTGATTTACCAAATGTAAGAAGCGTTGTATTCCGTGAACAAGAAGCTTCATATTTATTAGGAGCAGCCGCAGGATTGATTACGAAAACGAATAAAGTAGGAATGGTTGCAGCTGATGATATTCCATTATTAAAAAAATGGACGGTAAGCTTTAAAGAAGGACTAGAATCAACAAATCCAAAAGCAGAGTTTTTAGTAAACTATGTTGGAAGCTTCTCTGATCCAGCTAAAGCAAAAGAACTTGCTATTTTACAGGCTTCAAAAGGCGCTGATTTTATCGCTGGAGCATCAGCTGTAGGCGACTTGGGTGTATTTGAAGCAGCAAAAGAAAAAGGTTTTTATACGGCAGGCCAAGATATTGACCGTACGGAAGTAGATCCTGAGCATATCATTTTATCGCAGTTAAAAGGATCTGATGCGGCTGCTTATGAAACGGTAGAAGCACTAGCAAATGACAAATTTAAATCGGGCGTAGTGACATACGGCTTAAAAGAAAAAGGTGTTGGGTTAACGTATGTGACTCAAGACAGCAAGACACCTCTTAATGACTTTGTAGGACAAGATGTAATTGATCAATTAAAAGAAATTAAAGATTCGATTATTGATGGAAAAACAGTGGTAAAAGATCCGTTAGCAAAGTGA